The Kwoniella bestiolae CBS 10118 chromosome 5, complete sequence genomic interval TCAAAGGAATTAGCTCCTCAAGCTGAAGTAGGAAACACGACAAGGCTCACCTTGACACCCTCGATCTGATGCGGTCTCAAAACCTTTGATAATCTAGGATCAATAACGACTGGTACTTTGActtccttcttatccttcttgacGTCCACTATACCGAGAATGGCTTTCAACGATTTATGTGGTCCtctagcttcttcctccttctttctcagctcttcctctgctttcGCCGCGTCGATCTCTTCAGGAGGCGGTCTATCATCTATCGTAGGGTCGAATAGCACTATAGCTGTGTCTGCCATGGGATCATGTAATGGCCTaggagtgagagtgggatgACGTCGAGCACCGAGAGAAGCGTGGGAGAGAGCATGAATGATAGGTTCggatgatttgggattgAGCATCACTGGGATGgaaaagctgatcattgCAAAATAAGCTTGGGCCTTTCACTGACACCTAGTCTTGGCCGAGCTTACCTCTTAGTGAACACCACAGTCTTTTCCTTCGGTGCAAATACTGGAAACTTCCTATTGCACCATTTTGCCATATCGCCCAGTACACCATCCTCGCCATATTCCTTATTACCCATGGCGaacttccccttcttactTGGTTTACCATCTTCGTCAGAATCACTATCGTTGCCACCCCCTTGACCCTTGTATGATACCGCCTTTCTCTTTCGAGTTGGCAGAGCTGATTCACGCTTTGATATAGCTGCTGAAGGTGGTTTGAACGCTTTGAATGTGACTAGACCGAACCCTCCTCCGGTGGCGGATGTCACGGGTGGATCGCCGTTCTTGTTTGAGAGTGGTCTTCTCAACATTTTGGCGGTACTAAAACTGGAACTGCTGTGCGGGTATCAAGAAGGGATATGAGATGTACACTAACAAGAAAGAGCTATACTGTGtaggatgaaagatgattgAAAGAAcagatgagaagagaaaaagCAAGAAATATGAACATGACACGAAATGataatcatcatcgatcGTAGATGAGTGTAAAATGGAAACAAGTCGCGTCAACCTCACTCGTTAACAAAAATCCAGTCAACCACGCAGAGACCTCCACCACGTGTATTTACAAGAAGAAATGACGTGGATATTTGGAACATAGCATACAGCATCCAGCGTTCTCATCTCGCTTATCAAACAAAGTCGGTGGGTGTGTTATCAGGAATTCGAGGTTTGTTTACGCCCCTTGTCGTCATACTACATGCATCGCCCTGTTCCTCCCTGTGATTGACACGCGGGAAATCCCTTGATCACTACAGTGAACCCAAGCCAAGCTAAGCGGGTAAAGCAAAGAGAGAGGTGGCAGCTGCTCATGGTTACATCTCACACCTTCCTAAACCAAACTTCAAGcccatcctcatcctagAATAGAATATAGAAATACCAGGTCAACAATTATTTTCAGTCAGCACTGTTCGaatctttctcatccttcttctcttcgcaATATATCCCTATATAATTACTCTTCATTGCGGTAGTACCGTACAGATTGATACCCGTATAACCAACCACTCAATCCAAGAAACTTTAATATATCCCACTTTACCTCTTGACTCTGAAACGCGTGCACCGTTCACGAGCCTACCTTTTTTTCTCCTaccctccctttcctcccctGACGTAGTACAACCAGTATTCCATTTTGAATAGAACAGAGTACAACACATCACACATTCAATccatatcataccatctcactcttcatcctatctctctctctctgtcatacaccatacaccaaGCATACATATACACCTACCCACATCAACGCAACGCATAGCCAGTCTTTCATTTTCAATCACAAACAGATTTCTCAGCCTAGTGAAGATTCCatttcttggtgagtgaCTTTGTCTATTTCAATTCCACAAGCACAGCCCCTTCCACGTTCCCTTCACTTCTCCTCACTTCACTATCCTCATCCATATCTCTGGCATATCAAGGACTTGTTCGGATTTATCATCTTAACAGTTCAACAGTGGGAGTAGGGcacagctgatatcttgCTTCCTTTCCGCCATATACTCTCACCCAACGACACACAAACTCGCTTCTTATCccaaccacccaaaccacaTCTCACATACACAATCCCTTTGTCCTCGCCCTCCATCGCCCAATTGGCCATCTgtccccatctcatccccattcacACACGTAATTATCGAATCATCACCATACTCACACCCTGCttatcatcaacctcttcttgTTCAACGCAAACGGCAACTCCCATCTCGCTAAACTTCCTTTGATAAATTCACTAAAACCCACCATCTCAATCACTGGTCCGACTTGTATTCAAACAGCATAAATCCATTTTGCATCATCCTATACCTCCCTTCTTACCATAATATCAAGCTAGTTCATCATGTGTGGTAAGTGAATTTAACCCTCAGActgaaagaagaaagagaaaagacTGACCGGGCGCCGGTATATAGGAATCTTCGGATACTGTTCGTTCCTCGTCGAGAAGGATAGGAAATACGTCTGTGATGTGTTGTGTAACGGTCTCGCAAGACTCGAATACAGAGGGTATGATAGTGCTGGTGAGTACATTGCTGCCCTCTTCTAAAGTGGAGTAAAGACGTGGAGATCAGTGCTGACTGCGGAAATAGGTATTGGTATCGATGGAGacacccccacctcccccttaGTCCTCTTCAAGACCGTTGGGAAAGTCGCTTCTCTCAGGAAAGATATTGCAGAAGCTACTGCTACCCCCTCTCCCGCTCAAGGAGAATCAGCTGATCCTCAAAAAGTCGACATGAAGAAGGTATTCTTATCTCAAACTTCCATGGCTCACACCAGATGGGCAACCCACGGTGTACCTTCCAACACCAACTGTCACCCTCATGTATCCAATGTTCTCACCGAATTCAGTTTGGTTCACAGTGAGTTAGCCTTCAACCTGTTCCGTAGTGGACTTCTGAACTGACCCTCTATTGCGATGGTAGACGGTATCATAACCAACTGTAAGCTTCCCTACCCATCTGTCGTCCCAggatcgaagctgatcaCCACACTATAGACAAAGAACTCAAGCTCGTCCTCTTGAAGCGAGGTTACACCTTCCACACCGACACTGATACCGAAGCCGTCGCCGTACTCTGTAAATACGTATGGGACAGTCAACCCCACAAGAGATTGAATTTCACTGAACTGATCAAGACCGTCATTAAGGAGCTTGTGAGTTTTGTGTCTCCAACTACACTTTCTCGTTATAATCTATCATCATTGCATTACCCCTATATTCCTATCACCCAAGAAATTATTCGAAAAGATCGTCGCTTACGGTATATGTCTCTAATTCATAGGAAGGTTCCTTCGCCTTCGTCTTCAAATCCACTCACTTCCCTGATGAGATCGTCGCCGCCCGAAGAGGTTCACCATTGCTCATCGGTGTCAAGACAGACAGAAAGTTGAAGGTCGACTTTGTAGATGTTGAACTACCTACCAACGAGGAGCGAGGTGAGTAACACTATCATACCTGAAGTTTCTGCCGAAAGCTGACTCCAACACAACTGTCTTAGTCGACGGTGTCGATGCTGGTGGTCTCCTGGCTGTTCCCAACTCTGTTGCCGATGGACACGGTGCTGCTGGACCCAAGCTCAGAAGATCCCAATCCAGAGCTTTCCTTTCTGAGGATGGTATGCCCCAACCCATCGAATTCTTCGTTGCTTCCGATGCTAGTGCTGTCATTGAGCACACCAAGAGAGTGCTATATCTCGAAGACGATGACATTGCCCACATTgctgagggaggtgagtggtatcACCTCACGTGTACTGTCTAGATTTATGAGCTAATCCGATAACATACCATAGAACTCCACATCCACCGACTCAGAAGAGATGACACCGTCTCTTCGGTCCGAGCCATCGAACATCTCGAAATCGAACTTGCCGAAATCATGAAGGGACAATACGACCACTTCATGCAAAAGGAAATTTACGAGCAACCCGAGTCGGTCGTCAACACCATGCGAGGACGAGTCAACTTTGACACCCGACAAGTGTTGTTGGGTGGTCTTAAGGCTTATCTTCCGGTGATCCGACGAGGTCGACGATTGCTATTTGTCGCTTGTGGTACCTCTTACCACTCCTGTATCGCCGTCCGAGGTGTCTTCGAAGAACTTACCGATATCCCCGTCGCTGTCGAATTAGCATCTGATTTCCTTGATCGAAGAACACCAGTATTCAGAGATGACGTGGCTATCTTCGTTTCTCAATCTGGTGAGACCGCGGATACCATCCTCGCCATGCGATACTGTCTCGAACGAGGTGCCCTCTGTTTGGGTGTAGTCAACACTGTCGGATCGACACTTTCCCGAGAAACCCACGCCGGTATCCACATCAACGCTGGTCCCGAGATCGGTGTCGCCTCAACTAAGGCCTATACCTCTCAATACGTCGCTTTGGTCATGATGGCTGTCCAACTGTCTGACGACTCCATCCTCAAGACTGCGAGAAGACAACAGATCATCGATGGTCTTCATGATATCCCTGCTCAGATTCGAAAGGTGCTAGCTATGGATAAAGCTCTCCAAGAGATGGCTAAGAGCATGTTGGCCAAGGAGAAGAGTTTGTTGATCATGGGTAGAGGGTATCAATGTGAGCTGCTCTTCCAACCGAGAATACAGGTAATACAGCTGACTTGAATGCGTGGACAGATGCGACTTGTTTGGAGGGTGCTttgaagatcaaggaggtCTCATACATGCATTCTGAGGGTGTAAGTCGACTTATACGTATTGGGACTTGAGTagtcagctgacttgattGTACAGATTTTGGCGGGAGAATTGAAACATGGTCCTCTTGCTTTGGTCGATGAACACCTTCCGTGAGTGACCCATCTGCAGCGGGTAGAATGCAATTGTTGTACAaggatcatcagctgattgaggAAATTCCAGTGTCATCTTTATCATGACTCGTGATTCTTTATACCCTAAGGTCCAATCTGCTTTGGCTCAAGTCACTGCTAGAAAAGGACGACCAAGTGAGctgattcatcatccacagAGCTTTTGAACCACCAGCTGATCAAATTGTCCTGAACAGTCATCATCTGTAACGAAGACGACGAGACTGTATCCGATGCAGCTAAATGTATCAGAGTACCTCAGACTGTCGACTGTCTTCAAGGATTGATCAACGttatccctctccaactACTATCTTACCGTGAGTGACTCGTAACACAAATGATAGGAATAGGACTGATGGCCATGGTGAATATTCGTAGACTTGGCGGTAATGAACGGTGTCGATGTCGATTTCCCACGAAACTTGGCTAAATCAGTTACCACTGAATAAGCAACTGCGATCTGGCGACCACGACATGTCCGATGATGGGCTTCTCAGAGGTTTTTTGTGCATTACCAATCATATACATAACCCATAACCTTACAAAAACAAGTTTTGTTTTGTCTCTCTCTATACCAAAAGTATCAACAGCAGTAGTACATGGACTTTTGgttttttcttcttctgtgATTTGTCAAACATGATTTctgttttgttttgtttcTGTTCACTCTTAGCATTTCTTTTTCATAAGTACCCTGCCTCTTTGTCATGTATATAATGAGTGTCCGTCTGCGCTTGGACTCGTACAATACTGGTTGTGTTGGGTTGATTGCGGTTTCATGATTCGGATATCACTCATGAGATGCTTTAAAGGTATTCATCCAGATTCTCATGGATACGGTACAGGACCGAGCCCTCCCACTACATGGCCATATGCATCTCACTAGAGAGGGTTCGAATATACATGACACGCTGTCGtctgattgatgaggagcCAACACATCGAATTGCTTATCTAGTTATCTCAGGCACGACCGCCCATTTACATCAAAAACCCTCAATTGGTCAACTTTGAATCTGCCTCTTATCTTTTGTATACCTCATCACCAATATGCAGGATCAGAATCACGATGAGGAGACTGCGAATACATCAAGACGGATAGTAacttttggtgagtttgagctAGATATCCGACCGGTCTGTCGAAGCGATCTGGATAGCTCATTGGCATTCCATGTTCAGAACAGTTCATTGTCGATACATTTACGAGgataggtgaagatggggtaGAGAGGGCAGTAGATCAGCCTGATCAGGTATGTAGACCCGTGTTCATGTTCCGATACGAGTACTAAAGCCTTGAGGCAGATaggcggaggaggaacgTACGGTACGTCTTTTCCCTGATACCGCTTCAAGAATGATGGATCGCTGATACCCCCGAATAGCTATCATAGGATCAAGGATGTTCGTACCCCCCTCAAGGCTGGGTATGATCATCGACTATACTCCCTCGACTCTTCCTCAAAAAATGCGAGATACTCTGAACGAGTATGGGCAGGAGATGTGGGTATTTAGAGAGAGGGGGGACGGTCATCCGACTGCTAGGGCTGTTAATAGGTACAACGGACAGACGAGGGGGTGAGTGGTCCTTCACTGTATATTCAAACCCCCTTGTATCATGAGAAATAATTTGAGGATGTTCAATACAACCATAATCAAGGAAATTGCTTATCTGATATGCAATACTCTAATTCGGAGATAGCTTCGAATACCTCACCAAACCCCTACTTCTCACCCCCCATTCCCTCCTTTCGACCCGCCTCGCAAACCCCCTACCATCCACACTCCACATTATCTCATACCCCGCTCCGAGGAGTGAAGGTATCCTATCAGAAGTGCAACAGCTGAAAAgagagaggggttgggaTCCGATGATAGTCTGGGAACCTGAGGAAGAGAGTCTGGAGGTATTAGAGAGAGTAGCGAGGGATATCGATTTGATAGGGTGAGCTGCCTCTCCCTAACAGAATGGACGATAGCTAACAATGTCTCAGACCGAATCATCATGAAGTCCTCCGACTATTCTCGCCTGCCATTTCGCCCTCTCCCACCGAAGAAGAGCTGAAAGAGGTATACATCAATGCATGTAAGAGATTGGTATCGGTCAATCCTAAAATCGGCGTAGTAATCCGCTGTGGTCACTTGGGATGCTGCTATGCCTCTACTCCCCCTTCCCGATCTGAAGTAATGGTCAAATGGGTGCAGGCATATTGGAACCCCCAGAGAAGAGGTTGGACAGAGGGAGTAGTGAAAGATCCGACTGGAGCTGGGAATGCATTTATGGGTGGATTGGCAGCTGCTCTGGATTCGGGAAAATCActggatgaaggtgagcgAGTCTCGTCTTAGGTtgggatggggaggaagcTGATACGTACGATGTGGGGGGTAGGCGTGATTTGGGGGAGTGTAGCTGCTTCGTTTACTATTGAGCAGGATGGGTTGCCTATGATCACCAACatagatggagatggggatgagctgtggaatggggaggatccctgggagagggtgagggagatgaagagagataTGGGGATGATATGATGCCTGGGAAATTTCTGAAGGACGATCGGTCACAGTTTGACGCAGCTGGATACTATAGATACAACAGAGATAGAGGGACCGTATCATTTTAGAGATCATTTGACATAGAAATCATGCATGGATGGCTTCACGTTGGAAGTGTAAGCTCGAAATATATCTATACAACAGTTGATTAAACCCTCTTCAGTCGTAtacctttctcctcttcttctcaattGATTAACCTATTGACCAGCCTCAAACCTGGCTTGACTGGACGCGAACAACCTCTCTTGTAATGCCAGGAGCTCTTCCTGGGTCATTCCGTTGGTATCGGGTTGTGATCTGGTTCTTTCCTATTAGATAACAGAGACGT includes:
- a CDS encoding glutamine-fructose-6-phosphate transaminase (isomerizing), whose protein sequence is MCGIFGYCSFLVEKDRKYVCDVLCNGLARLEYRGYDSAGIGIDGDTPTSPLVLFKTVGKVASLRKDIAEATATPSPAQGESADPQKVDMKKVFLSQTSMAHTRWATHGVPSNTNCHPHVSNVLTEFSLVHNGIITNYKELKLVLLKRGYTFHTDTDTEAVAVLCKYVWDSQPHKRLNFTELIKTVIKELEGSFAFVFKSTHFPDEIVAARRGSPLLIGVKTDRKLKVDFVDVELPTNEERVDGVDAGGLLAVPNSVADGHGAAGPKLRRSQSRAFLSEDGMPQPIEFFVASDASAVIEHTKRVLYLEDDDIAHIAEGELHIHRLRRDDTVSSVRAIEHLEIELAEIMKGQYDHFMQKEIYEQPESVVNTMRGRVNFDTRQVLLGGLKAYLPVIRRGRRLLFVACGTSYHSCIAVRGVFEELTDIPVAVELASDFLDRRTPVFRDDVAIFVSQSGETADTILAMRYCLERGALCLGVVNTVGSTLSRETHAGIHINAGPEIGVASTKAYTSQYVALVMMAVQLSDDSILKTARRQQIIDGLHDIPAQIRKVLAMDKALQEMAKSMLAKEKSLLIMGRGYQYATCLEGALKIKEVSYMHSEGILAGELKHGPLALVDEHLPVIFIMTRDSLYPKVQSALAQVTARKGRPIIICNEDDETVSDAAKCIRVPQTVDCLQGLINVIPLQLLSYHLAVMNGVDVDFPRNLAKSVTTE